A genome region from Marinobacter panjinensis includes the following:
- a CDS encoding OmpA family protein, which produces MTVLILDNPELLARAAIESGLAMPALAPDGSPRKPHRMRFHYGFNKHHLDEQDLAILRQHADYLRHNPGVTVRIHGHADNFGVSEYNEFLSRLRASSAAKMLIREGVRENQVLVSGWGSERPLARPEDHAANRRLELEYLTMDMAQAL; this is translated from the coding sequence ATGACTGTACTCATACTGGACAACCCGGAACTGCTTGCCAGAGCGGCCATCGAATCCGGCCTTGCAATGCCTGCACTGGCTCCGGACGGCTCCCCGCGGAAGCCACATCGCATGCGTTTTCATTACGGATTCAACAAGCACCACCTGGATGAGCAGGACCTCGCCATTCTGCGCCAGCATGCCGACTACCTGAGGCACAACCCGGGAGTGACCGTGCGCATCCATGGCCATGCCGACAATTTCGGTGTTAGTGAATACAACGAATTCCTGTCACGCCTGCGGGCCAGCAGTGCCGCAAAAATGCTGATCCGGGAAGGGGTCAGGGAAAACCAGGTTCTGGTGAGTGGCTGGGGTAGTGAGCGCCCGCTGGCGCGTCCGGAAGACCATGCCGCCAACCGCCGCCTGGAACTGGAATACCTCACCATGGACATGGCCCAGGCGCTGTAA
- a CDS encoding MAPEG family protein → MIVPVSAVFAAVLGLLLLVLSGMVSRFRLKYQKSLGVTDDRDFEAAVRAQANLVEYAPLGLVMLAIAELNGVPSGLVYWTGMAFVVGRVLHAFGMINGRGGPHIARMTGILLTWAGILAIALLLLWNVFQVYG, encoded by the coding sequence ATGATCGTACCTGTTTCCGCTGTTTTCGCCGCCGTTCTCGGCCTGTTGTTGCTAGTGTTGTCGGGAATGGTGTCCCGCTTTCGCCTGAAGTACCAGAAAAGCCTGGGGGTGACTGACGACCGGGACTTCGAGGCAGCCGTCCGCGCCCAGGCCAACCTGGTGGAGTACGCGCCCCTGGGCCTGGTGATGCTGGCTATTGCCGAATTGAACGGGGTTCCCAGTGGCCTGGTGTACTGGACAGGGATGGCTTTCGTTGTGGGGCGGGTGCTCCATGCTTTTGGCATGATCAATGGCCGGGGTGGCCCTCACATTGCCAGAATGACGGGCATACTTCTGACCTGGGCCGGCATCCTTGCCATCGCCCTACTGCTGCTCTGGAACGTGTTCCAGGTCTACGGCTGA
- a CDS encoding GlsB/YeaQ/YmgE family stress response membrane protein: MNLILFLIIGGVAGWLAGLIMKGRGFGVLANIGIGIVGSVLGGFVFRLLGLAAQGAVGELVTATVGAVLLLAVVSAIKKA, encoded by the coding sequence ATGAATCTGATTCTTTTTCTGATTATTGGTGGTGTGGCCGGCTGGCTGGCGGGCCTGATCATGAAGGGCCGTGGCTTTGGCGTGCTGGCGAATATCGGTATCGGTATCGTCGGCTCTGTTCTCGGCGGATTTGTTTTCCGGCTGCTGGGACTCGCCGCTCAGGGTGCTGTGGGTGAGCTGGTCACCGCCACCGTGGGCGCCGTCTTGTTACTGGCGGTGGTCAGCGCCATCAAGAAGGCCTAA
- a CDS encoding lysophospholipid acyltransferase family protein — translation MGLIRKFLAWLTVPVICLLALAVYIARPFNPDNNRLLGWAVARVGRFLLGMERPLEGADYMLQDRPVVVIANHQHNDDLFVMGDLLPPRTVTVGKSSLIWVPFFGQVFWLGGNVILNRGRSHKAIAVMQATSEAIRRDRKSLWVFPEGTRSRGRGLQSFKKGAFHAAVAAGAPITMVCASQYYDRTLGWSGRREPVAIRILPPVETAGLTVEDIPQLMAQCHQQMETAIASLAPG, via the coding sequence ATGGGATTGATCAGAAAATTTCTGGCCTGGCTGACGGTGCCGGTCATTTGTTTGCTTGCGCTGGCGGTGTATATAGCCAGACCCTTTAATCCGGACAATAACCGGTTGCTGGGATGGGCCGTCGCCCGGGTTGGCCGCTTCCTTCTTGGCATGGAGCGCCCGCTCGAAGGCGCTGATTATATGCTGCAGGACCGGCCTGTCGTGGTTATCGCCAACCACCAGCATAACGACGACCTGTTCGTGATGGGCGACCTGTTGCCACCCCGTACGGTCACGGTTGGCAAGTCCTCACTGATCTGGGTTCCGTTTTTTGGTCAGGTGTTCTGGCTGGGTGGCAATGTCATTCTGAACCGTGGCCGGTCCCATAAAGCCATTGCGGTAATGCAGGCCACCAGCGAAGCCATCCGTCGTGACCGCAAGAGCCTCTGGGTGTTTCCCGAGGGTACCCGCAGCCGTGGCCGCGGCCTGCAGAGCTTCAAGAAAGGCGCCTTTCATGCGGCTGTTGCTGCTGGTGCGCCGATTACCATGGTCTGTGCCAGCCAGTACTATGATCGCACCCTGGGCTGGTCCGGTCGCCGGGAGCCGGTTGCGATCCGGATTCTCCCGCCGGTGGAAACGGCGGGGCTCACCGTCGAGGATATTCCGCAGTTGATGGCTCAATGTCATCAGCAAATGGAAACTGCTATTGCGTCCCTTGCTCCGGGTTAA
- a CDS encoding class GN sortase codes for MNRLILLLATTFATVLAVGLWIPFKALAAQELLELAWAESQARQQETRPWPWADTWPVARLALPETGQSLIVLDGAHGESLAFGPGQVLGNDDRAGPVVIAGHRDTHFRGLQHLETGSRIQLQSRDGDWRTFRVDRIRVVDSRHEQINTAQLPRDSLLLVTCYPFNGLETNGPLRYVVEATAESLMTADEANNVLSAEAVAGT; via the coding sequence ATGAACCGTCTGATTCTTTTGCTGGCAACAACGTTTGCAACCGTCCTTGCGGTGGGGTTGTGGATTCCCTTCAAGGCCCTTGCCGCTCAGGAACTGCTGGAACTGGCCTGGGCCGAAAGCCAGGCCCGGCAGCAGGAAACCCGCCCCTGGCCCTGGGCGGATACCTGGCCGGTGGCCCGCCTGGCGTTGCCGGAAACCGGCCAGTCACTGATCGTGCTGGACGGCGCTCACGGCGAAAGCCTGGCCTTCGGGCCGGGGCAGGTGCTGGGTAATGATGACCGGGCGGGACCGGTGGTGATTGCCGGTCACAGGGACACCCATTTCCGCGGGCTGCAGCATCTGGAAACCGGTAGTCGGATTCAGCTGCAGAGCCGGGATGGGGACTGGCGCACCTTCCGGGTCGATCGCATCCGGGTTGTTGATAGCCGCCATGAGCAGATCAATACTGCACAGTTGCCACGGGATTCGCTGTTGCTGGTGACCTGTTACCCCTTCAATGGCCTGGAGACCAATGGTCCGCTACGCTATGTGGTGGAGGCCACGGCCGAGTCCCTGATGACCGCAGATGAGGCTAATAATGTCCTTTCCGCGGAGGCTGTTGCCGGAACCTGA